One stretch of Brevibacillus laterosporus DNA includes these proteins:
- the dnaI gene encoding primosomal protein DnaI yields the protein MEPLRQFMEELAKRTPRHILSPEEQLDKMMRSSLYLKSFQQKHPELTRDDLFRSLSAVYESVKEHYYCEKCPGLAECPNLVKGHTNQLQVQNNHIVTALSPCDKQLAHEETQRTRKMMRSYYVSEETLQASFHHMDMDDSNKEAIRQAMRFCREMKGDKKQATRGLYVHGGFGVGKSYLMAAVARELSESNISSLMVYVPDFIREVKESLSDQSYVGKLELLKEIPVLILDDLGAENVTPWIRDEVIGVILNQRINNHLPTLFASNYSLEELEEHFAISNGSRIEVTKARRILERIRHYVEVVEIEGNNRRKR from the coding sequence ATGGAACCTTTGCGCCAATTTATGGAGGAGCTTGCTAAGCGCACACCTCGTCATATTTTAAGCCCTGAAGAACAGTTGGATAAAATGATGCGTTCGTCTCTCTATCTGAAATCCTTTCAGCAGAAGCATCCTGAATTAACCCGAGATGATTTGTTTCGCTCCCTTTCTGCTGTGTATGAATCGGTGAAGGAGCATTATTACTGTGAGAAGTGCCCAGGGCTGGCTGAATGTCCTAATTTGGTGAAGGGGCACACCAATCAGTTGCAGGTACAAAATAATCATATTGTTACCGCATTAAGTCCCTGTGACAAGCAATTAGCTCATGAAGAAACGCAACGTACGCGTAAAATGATGCGGAGCTACTATGTGTCTGAGGAAACGCTTCAAGCTAGCTTTCATCATATGGATATGGACGATTCCAATAAAGAAGCGATTCGTCAGGCAATGCGTTTTTGTCGAGAAATGAAAGGTGACAAGAAGCAGGCAACAAGGGGCTTGTATGTTCACGGAGGCTTTGGGGTTGGTAAAAGCTATCTGATGGCTGCCGTCGCACGTGAATTGTCGGAGAGTAACATTTCTTCCTTAATGGTCTATGTTCCTGATTTCATTAGAGAGGTGAAGGAGTCTCTTTCTGATCAATCCTATGTCGGTAAGCTGGAGCTTCTAAAGGAGATTCCAGTTCTGATCCTAGATGATCTAGGTGCGGAGAATGTAACTCCCTGGATTCGTGATGAAGTAATTGGTGTAATTTTAAATCAGCGAATTAACAATCATCTGCCAACATTGTTTGCTTCTAACTATTCACTCGAAGAATTGGAAGAGCATTTTGCGATTAGTAATGGTTCACGTATTGAAGTAACCAAGGCGCGTCGTATTCTGGAAAGGATTCGCCATTATGTCGAGGTTGTTGAGATTGAAGGAAATAATCGTAGAAAAAGATAA